From one Eriocheir sinensis breed Jianghai 21 unplaced genomic scaffold, ASM2467909v1 Scaffold144, whole genome shotgun sequence genomic stretch:
- the LOC126990067 gene encoding neogenin-like — protein sequence MLCGYTIAWDRGVADIYSKIMDSKQCSYIIDKLEPNMEFVISLRAFNNVGDGQPVYQQVRTQPEEEEEVLAPTLDLAVGVKAVVLQWADTMLSQNQYNSCTTFSSSSSSRYVNATDVTCLIDSLKPSTVCEFAVKTIRVRPQCWKPSFFFQ from the exons ATGCTGTGCGGCTACACCATTGCCTGGGACCGAGGCGTGGCGGACATCTACTCCAAGATCATGGACAGCAAGCAGTGCAGTTACATCATTGATAAGCTGG AACCCAACATGGAATTTGTGATAAGCCTGCGAGCCTTCAACAACGTGGGTGACGGGCAACCGGTGTACCAGCAAGTCCGcacccagccagaggaggaggaggaggtgttagcaCCCACACTGGACCTGGCGGTGGGGGTGAAGGCCGTGGTGCTGCAGTGGGCGGACACCATGCTGAGCCAGAAccag TACAACAGCTGCAccaccttctcatcctcatcctccagccgctacgtcaacgccacggatgtgacctgcctcattgacagcctcaagccatcaacagtgtgtgagtttgctgtgaagaccatcagggtgagaccacagtgctggaagccttcgttcttctttcagtaa